In one window of Amblyomma americanum isolate KBUSLIRL-KWMA chromosome 9, ASM5285725v1, whole genome shotgun sequence DNA:
- the LOC144105724 gene encoding uncharacterized protein LOC144105724, whose protein sequence is MTYGGSSNYLMGMTDPRFDPRMNPLADWSDLMAVRAGREVLMGLKYPADETRRSLYASWLRVLASNQWHDSFDGLMLECLAATPSPTTPEQPLFANMYSVRHPADGPIPDILASVLNLGQLPDLFTDEREPVEPLPTSAGFVDYLADLIRKGGTSRAALDEAGLIIGFCSLALAVAASKPPKEVRAFFRHRLKRALVAAVPTSFNGDMFIPRNRFLCKLALKCVYESGVIKPFFVLLVLGQYAYHLNVEAAPSADIRFLEEGFLNKTKYGRLEVVRLLYAVQKQSGLDAKELNRLIRSYGALRSIAQSSSVVAAFLDHAEEPMQKTRPWCLAPNPSACLDLDLCDHLDYAIRLTALLAPHPEHKLWRRPEFAVVSMSRIKESLLWARVFRRYVRNKKNENSAVR, encoded by the exons CCTACGGTGGAAGCTCCAACTACCTGATGGGCATGACGGATCCGCGCTTTGACCCCAGAATGAACCCTCTAGCCGACTGGAGCGACCTCATGGCTGTGCGGGCTGGCCGGGAAGTTCTGATGGGGCTCAAGTACCCGGCCGACGAAACGCGTCGCTCGCTGTACGCTTCCTGGCTAAGGGTGCTCGCCTCCAACCAGTGGCACGACTCCTTCGACGGCCTCATGCTGGAGTGCCTCGCAGCGACGCCGTCACCAACGACCCCGGAACAGCCCCTGTTCGCCAACATGTACTCGGTGCGGCACCCCGCTGACGGACCCATCCCGGACATCCTGGCGTCcgtgctcaacctcggccagctGCCCGATCTGTTCACGGACGAACGGGAACCAGTGGAGCCCCTGCCTACTTCAGCCGGGTTCGTCGATTACCTGGCCGACCTCATCCGCAAGGGCGGCACCAGCCGAGCGGCCCTGGACGAAGCCGGCCTGATAATCGGCTTCTGCAGCCTGGCGCTGGCCGTAGCCGCATCCAAGCCTCCCAAGGAGGTGCGGGCCTTCTTTCGCCACCGACTGAAGAGAGCGCTGGTGGCGGCGGTGCCGACGTCGTTCAACGGGGACATGTTCATACCGAGGAACAGGTTCCTGTGCAAACTCGCCCTCAAGTGTGTCTACGAGTCCGGTGTGATCAAACCTTTCTTCGTGCTTCTGGTGCTGGGCCAATACGCCTACCACCTCAACGTGGAGGCCGCGCCCAG CGCTGACATCAGGTTCCTGGAGGAAGGGTTCCTGAACAAGACCAAATACGGCCGCCTCGAAGTGGTCCGGCTCCTGTACGCCGTGCAAAAGCAGAGCGGGCTGGACGCCAAGGAGCTCAACCGGCTCATCCGGTCGTACGGGGCCCTGCGCTCCATAGCCCAGTCCAGCTCCGTCGTCGCCGCGTTCCTGGACCACGCCGAGGAGCCGATGCAGAAGACGAGGCCGTGGTGCCTCGCGCCCAACCCCAGCGCCTGCCTGGACCTAGACCTGTGCGACCACTTGGACTACGCCATCAGGCTGACTGCGCTGCTGGCGCCCCACCCCGAACACAAGTTATGGCGGAGGCCCGAGTTCGCGGTCGTATCCATGTCGCGCATCAAGGAGTCTCTGCTCTGGGCCCGGGTCTTCAGGCGCTACGTTCGAAATAAGAAGAACGAGAACTCGGCGGTGCGTTAA